The genomic stretch GGCATAGCCTCGCAGGATGTCGCGCACCTCGTCCGGCCTGGCGCCGTAGCCAAAGGCAGTACCGAACATGCCCGTGCCGAGAGCCAGCTCCGAGACCTTGAGGCCCGTCTTCTGGCCGAAAATCCTGTAGCGCATCAAACACTCCTCATGACAGCCCGCGTTGCACGGGCCGGGTTCGATTCGCGCAAGGTATCGGTTAGTCTTCGGGCATGACAAGAACGCACGAAAAAGTAGGGGACTCACCAGAAGGTAAGCGGGTCGAGGAGCCATCCGCCGCCGAGCTCGCCGAGTGCGTGGAACGTTCGGTGCGTGGCACCGAGGAGGCGCTGAAGGTCCTGGAGGGCCGGTGGAAGATGATGATTCTCTTCAACCTCTTCGCCCGGCCCGTGCTGCGATTCTCGGAGCTGGAGCGGGCCATTCCGGGGGTCTCGCAGAAGATGCTGAGCCAGCAACTCCGGGAAATGGAGCGTGACGGGATCGTGCGGCGTACCGTTCATCCCGAGGTTCCGCCCAGGGTGGAGTACACCCTGACGGACGTGGGGCGGGCCCTATGCCCCGTATTGGACGCGCTCTTGAGGTGGTCGGTGTCGCGGAAGGGGCTCGCCGAAGTGAGTGGCTTGTTGAGAGAGTGAGAAATGACGCGGGCTCAGGTGTGCATCCGGAAGAAATCGCCCGCCATGCGCGGCAGATGGGGACCTGGCTCGGGTCAGTAGACGATGCAGTCGAACTTCTCGATGACGGCCCGGAATTCTTCCGGGGTGGCGTCGTATCGCTTCGCCTCGGCGGGAGCGAAGAGTGTCAGGGCCTTGGTAGAAGGCGGTTGGTCGTACAAGTCCTCGATAACAACAGAGCCAAAGCGTCCTGGCCACTGGACGCTGGTGAGTTCGCGGGCTCGCTTGATGGGGTCCAGGATGGTGAAGCAGGGCCACCTGGGAAAACGAAGGGATGCAGGGTCACAGCCCATGATGCGGCAGCCATCCAGACGGGCCTCGGTGAAGTCGCAATCCTCGATGGCCCCGTGCTCCCAACCTGTGCCGTAGTCGGGCCAGTGTCCGAAGTCGCACCCATACAACCGCCCCCTGAACCGGCAACCCTTGAGCGAGGCTCTTATCCAGTCCTGGTGATTCTTCAACTCCTGTTTCACCTCGAAGGTGCAATCGATGAATCGCACTCCGTCAATGGATAGATTCCGGGTGGGCACTTTCAACACGAGAGTGCAGTTGCGCAGCGTCAAGTTGGAGCCAAGGAAGTAGAGCGCGCCCTTGTCGGTCAGCTCCAGCCGTTCGTTTTTGATTTCCCGGTCCTTGAAGACGATGTTACCGAGCCAGTCCATGACCGTACCTATTAGAAGGTGAGCATCCGGAAGAACTCGCCCGCCACGCGCCGCAGATTGAGCCCTGGTTCGGGTCAGTAGAGGATGTAGTCGAGTTTCTCGATGACGGCTCGGAGCTTTTCGGGTGTGGTCTCGAGCAACTTAGCGGAAGCGGGAGCGTAGTAGGTCAGGGCTCTGGTGCCTGGTGGGTTCTTGATGAGTGTGTTCCGGATGATGTCTCCATGGGCACCCGGCCACTGGACCCTATCGAGTTCGCGGGCTCGCCCGATGGGGTCCAGGATGGTGAAGCAGGGCCACCTGGGAAAGCGAAGGGTGGCAGGGTCCGAACCCATGATGCGGCAGCCATCCAGACGGGCCTCGGTGAAGTCGCAGTCCTCGATGGCTCCGTGCTCCCAACCTGTGCCGTAGCCGGGCCAGTGCCCGAAGTCGCACCCCGTCAAGCGCCCCGTGAAGCGGCACCTCTGGAGGGAGGCTTTCACCCATTGTTGGTGGTTCTTCAGCTCCTGTTTCACCTCGAAGGTGCAGTCAATGAACCGCGCCCCAACGATGATCAAGTTCCTGGCGGAGACCTTCAGGATGACGGTGCAGTTTCTAAGCGACAGGTTAGGACCAAGAAAATAGAGCGAATTCTTGTCCGTCAACTCCAGTTGCTCGTTTGCAATCTCTTTGTCCTCAATGAGGACGTTCTCCAGCCACCCCATGGTTGCTCCTTGTTAGAAGGTGAGCATCCGGAAGAACTCGCCCGCCATGCGCCTGCCGTGACGCGCCAGATTCGACTCCGTACCGGAGAGAATCTCGTACTGGCGGCCCGTCTTCAGGTCAACCACGTCCACTCCCTGGTGTTTGAACCGAAGGTTCCCTCTCATCTGGGCCTTGATCTCTTCGTGCACGAAACGCCCCCGGGCCTCGCGCTCCAGCAGTCGCGCCAGCCAATACTCGCCATTTTTCTTCGCCTTTTCGATGGCGGCAACCTCGCTGATCGAGAGCTTGTCGGGCCCCCACTCTCTCGCGGCCTTGGTGACGGCCTCCTGAAGCATGTCTCCCACCTTGTCCTCGGCGGGAATGTCCGCGGCCGACTTGCCGCGAGGCAGGTGCCAGCGCTGGCCGTCGCTCAGTTCCACCTGCCGGTTGCCACCCCGGTGGCGGATGACGGTTTCGGCGAAGCGGCCCCCAGGAGCATGCCTCGGCCCACTGCCCGTCCCCTTCTTGAGCATCACCACGGCCAGGGGGCCCTGCGGGGAGGTGGCCACCGTGTCCACTGCCGCCACCGCCTGGGCCAGGGCGCTCTCCGTCGCGAGCGCCGCCTCCGTCACCTCGAGGCGCCCCATGACGCCGGCGCCGCCCTGCTCCTCGAACTGCTTGCTGGCCAGGTTGAAGCGCGGAAGCGACTTCACCCGCGGCAGCACCTGCCCCAGCGTGTGCCCGCCCAGCGAGGCCACGGCGAGAAGCATGGCCCGGGCCGCGTCCTCGCCCAGTACCTTGCCGAAGTCCTCTCCCGCCGCGCGCAACTCCTCGAAGGTGGTGGCGTGGTGCGCCGTGTCCGCCATGCGGGCCCATCCATCCATGAGGCCGTACATCGTCTCGAGGCCCAGGTAGCCCATCAGGAGGAGGGTCATGCCAGCAGCCAGGGCCTTGGTCGTCGGCTCGGGCACCATCCACATCATGCAGTAGAGGGCGACTGTCCAGACCACCGTGGAGATGAGCATCCGCACGTCCAATAGCTGGCGCACCAGGGCCTCGCGCGTCTCGTCGAGGACGTGGCCGAAGGCCAGGGCCAGGGCGAAGGTCCGCCGGTCGTCCGTGCGCAGGTAGGGCCCGTCGTCCAGAAGGCCCAGGCAGTCGCCGCCGCCCCGGGGCCCACACCACTGGAGGTACCTGGCCCTCAGGGCTTCATCCGCCGCGGGGGTGAGTCGCACCGGGCCCTCCTGGCGCTCGGGCACCAGGGTGTAGGCATGGTCGCGGTACACCTCCAGCAACCAGTCTCCCTGGCTGTCCACGGTCTCAACGCCCTTGGAGGGTGGCAGGAGGTGGAGCAACTCCCGGGCGGCCGATTGTGGAGTCTTCGCCCCCAGCCGCACGTCGTGGGCGAGGCGTAGGAAGGCTTGTTGGAACTCAGCCCTGGGAATGGGCACCGGCCGGGTGGCGATGGAGCCGGGCTCCAGGAAGTCCGCGACGTACACGGTGGCGGACTCGAGCCCGGGCTCCGCCGTGGCGGCCACACGCTGCGTTGGCGCCGGTGGGGGCGTCAGCGAGTGGTAGCGGTAGCCGACAAAACCCCCGTGCGGGGTGCCCGTGGCGCATGAGAACTGGAAGAGGACGAGGAGGGCCCAACCACCAACGCAGGGGCTCCACCGCGCACCTGTAGAGCGAGCGCCAGGAAGACGGATGGACACGGCACACCTCCGAAAGCGACGCAGCCAAGAACCATCGCTCCGGAATTACAAGGAAATGAGGATGTGCCCGTCAAGCCGCCGGTTTGGTCAAGGGCAGGTGCCGCCGGAATTTCTCGGCCCGCTCTTTCCCGCCGTCCGTCTGACTTCAGCGGCGGGAGGTCAGCGCATAGGCTTTCAGCTCCGTGGCGAGGTGATCATAGACGAGCCGCATCCGCTCGCTCGTCTGGAGGTTCTCGTGCATGACGACCCAGAGGTCGAGTGAGTAGACGAAATCCTCTGGGAGCACATGCACGAGCGTCTCCTCCCGTCGCGCCACCCCCACCTGACAGACGCCAATTCCCGCTCCCGCCCGGATGAGGGCGAGCTGCGCGAGATCGCTGTCCGTGCGCAACGCGAACGCCTCCCGGCCCATCTGGAAACCCATCGCTCGCAAGGTCTGGATCGACGGGGATTCCTTGTCGAAGCCAATCAGCACGTGTCCGTCCAGTTCATCGAGGCTCCGGGGAGTCCCATGCCGCGCCAGGTAGTCGCGGTGCGCGTGCAGGCCCAGGGTCGTCACGCCCACCTTGCGTGACAACAGCGCCGACTGCGTGGGCCGGATCATCCGGATGGCGATGTCCGATTCCCGCTTCAGGAGATCCTGCGTGCGGTTGGACAGCACCAGTTCCAGCGAGATCCCCGGATGCCGCTCGCGAAGCCGCGCGAGCATGGGAGGCAACACCTCCGCGCCCACCACCTCGCTCGCGGTGAGCCGCACCGTCCCCCGCGCCCCTCCTTCCGCCCCCGAGATCGCCCGGCGCAGCGAGGCCGCCGCCGCCCGCATCGCCTCGGCATGCGGGCGGATCTCCAACGCCGCCTCCGTGGGCACCAGGCCCTGGGGCGACCGGACGAACAGCGGCGTCGCGAGCGCTTGCTCCAGGGCCTCGATATGGCGCCCGATGGTCGGCTGCGTCAGCCCCAGCGCACGCGCGGCGCCCGAGAGGCTGCCTTCGTCCAACACCGCCAGGAACGACCGGCACAACTGCCAGTCCAGCTCGTCCGCCATACGTTTTCGTATAACAGCTCCACGGACATCGACAATTTTAAACGAGCCCCCGGAGCCCCATTCTTCGCCGTGTCACCACGACGGAGGAACTCATGGCGAAGGAACGAATCGCGTTGGTGTTGGGAGCGACGGGTGGAGTGGGCGGGGAGACGGCGGCCGCGTTGCTCGCCAAGGGCTGGAAGGTGCGCGCCCTGCACCGTGGCGCCCAGGCGGGCGGACGTCACGCCGGGCTCCAGGGCGCGGAGTGGATCCGCGGGGATGCCCTGCGCGCCGAGGACGTCATCCAGGCCGCGCGCGGCGCCCAACTGGTGGTCCACGCGGTCAACCCCCCGGGCTACCGGGATTGGGAGAAGCTCGTGCTGCCCATGCTGGAGAGCAGCCTCCAGGCCGCCCGCCAGGCTGGCGCCCGGCTGGTGCTCCCCGGCACCGTCTACAACTACGGCCTCGACGCGTTTCCGGTGCTGAAGGAGGACTCACCTCAGCACCCCCACACCCGCAAGGGCAGAATCCGCGTCGCCATGGAGCGCCGCCTGGAAGAGGAAGCCGCGCGCGGCACCCGCGTCCTCATCGTGCGCGCCGGTGACTTCTTCGGGCCTCGGGCCGGCAACAACTGGTTCTCCCAGGGCTTCGTGAAGCCGGGTGCGCGGCCCCGCTCCATCACCGATCCCAACGTGCCCGGCGTGGGCCATGCCTGGGCCTACCTGCCCGACCTCGCCGCCACCCTGGCCGCGCTCGCCGAGCGCGAGGAGGAACTCCCCTCCTTCGCGCGCTTCCACTTCGGCGGCCACTGGCTGGAAGACGGCGCGGAGATGGGCCGGAGCATCCTGCGCGTCCTCGGCCACCCCACCCCGTCCGTGCGCCGGATGCCCTGGCCCCTGCTGCGGCTCGCCTCGCCCTTCAACACCACGCTGCGCGAGCTGCTCGAGATGCGCTACCTCTGGCAGCACCCCGCCCGCCTCGACAACACGCGCCTGCGCGCCTTCCTCGGCCAGGAGCCCCACACACCGTTGGATGCCGCCGTGCACAAGGCACTCCAGGCCATGGGCTGCCTGCCGGAGGCCGCCGAGCCCGCTCGCGGCGCCTCGCCCCTGGCCACGAACCAGGCCTGACGCGAGGCGCCGAGTCTCAATGCACCCAATGCAGTCCGAGGGGCATCGACCCCTCCGGCCCGGAGAGCCGGCGCCACGACCACTCCGGCGCGCGCTCGAGTTCCCAGGGGAAGAACAGATCCTCCCCCAGTCCCTCGACCCGGACCTTCACGAGGGGCTCGTGCGGGTACTGCCGGCGGGGCTCGTCATACACGAGCGCCACCACGATGCCCCACCGCCCCAGGAACCGCCGATCCAGGGACTCCTCGGAGGCCGTGAGGGTGATGCGCATCGCCTCTCCGATGCGCACGGGCGCGCCCTCCACGTCGTGGGCGAGGATGAGTGCCGTCTGCTGGCTCATGGGGCGAAGGACCGGGGTGTGAGGAATCTGGAAACCACGAGCGTCGTGACACTGACGAGCGCCCAGGCCAACAGGTGATAGAGCAGGACATGGTGCCGCCCCTGCGCGCACGCGAGCTCCCCCACGAACGCGCCCGCGGTGCCCGCGGACAGGCCGCCCAGCAGGGCACGCCGTGGCTGGAAGGCAGCGCCGCGCAGCGCGGCGAGCGTCACGACCCCCGGCAGCAGCCCCATGCCGAACTGGCTGAGGGTGCAGATCCACTCCGGAAAGGCGGACGGCTCATGGACGGAGTCACGCGCGAGGACGAGGGCGGTGGCCCCCACGAGAGCCAGGCCCAACCCGGCCCACTGGAGCACTCGCCTCCGGGGCGCGAGCGCGGCCCGGGCACACACGGCGCTGATGGCCCACAACAAGGCCAGCACGGGAGCATGGGCCCACAGCACCTCGCCGGACGTGCGGCCCAGTGCCCACAACACCCCAGCCGCCGCGGCCGTCAGCGCCACCGAGAACCCGAGCAGCCGCGCCGCCTGGGTCCTCCAGCCACTCACGGGCGCGGAACGCGCCAGCTCCGCGCGCACCGCCGCCAGGGCCCGAGCCCTCGCGGCCTCATCCCCGGCAGCCTCCCGGGAGAGCAATGTGTCCAGGGACGGAGCCATCATTCCCCCACCAGCCCGTCCAGCAGTTGCCGCAGCTTCTCGTAGCCACGGTGCGCCCGGACGCGCGCCGCGCTCACGCTGATGCCGCGCATCGAGGCGATCTCCTCGTAGGACCAGCCCTCGAGCTTGTGCAGCAGGATGGCCTCGCGCTGATCCGGCGACAGCCGCTGCAGCGCGTCCTCCAGGCGCTTGCGCATGCCGGGGTCTCCCGGATCGGCGGTGACCGGGGCTGGCGGGGGCGCGCTGTCCTGATACGCCTCGCGGTGCTGGCGGCGGCGCAGGGCATCCCTCGCGGCGTTCGCGGCGATCGTCATCAACCAGGGGCCGAAACGCGTCCCCCGTTCGAACCGGTCCCGCGAGCGGACGACCGACAAGAACGTCGTCTGCAGCAGATCCTCCGCGAGCGCACCATCACGCACCATGCGTGCCAGGAAGCCCTGCACCGCGCCGGCATGCCGGCTGAACAGGACCTCGAAAGCAGCGTGATCTCCCTCGCAGAAGCGTTCCATGAGCTCTTCGTCCGTCGCGTTCCCCATCCCCTGGCCCATCTACGCGCCACGTGGAAAAACGTTTCCGCCCTCCGTACCGGACGGAGGGGGAAGCGTCAAACGCTCGAAATCATTGGGGAAACGCCGCGAGAGCCCGCGGAAGGCGCACCCTACTGGGCGCCGAAGGACTGCGTCCAGTAGTGCTTGTAGGTGCTCGAGGGCGCGTAGTAGTAGCCCACGCCCAGGTGCTTGACGCCGCTGCCCATGATGTTGTTGCAGTGGCCCGTGCTCTTCATCCAGCCGGCCACCACCGCGGCGGGCGTGGCATAGCCCGCGGCGACGTTCTCCGCAGCCGACCTCCAGACGTAGCCGGCGTTGGTCATGCGCTGCCACGGGGTGGAGCCGTCGGACCCCGTGTGGCTCATGAAGTTGTTGGTGCCCATGTCCGTCGAGTGGACGCGGGCCGCGCACCGCAGCCGCTCGTCGAAGGTGAGCGCCGGGACCTTGGGCTTGGCCACGCCACCACACGTGGCACCCGCGGCCCGCTGCTGGTTCACCAGCTTGAGCACCTCGTCCTCGAACGCCGTCCAGGCCGGATTCCAGTTGAGCACCCCGTTACAGTACGCCGGGAGCGCCAGCGCCGAGGGGGCCGAGGCCGGCGTCTCGGCCGCCGCCGTCGTCGAGGAGGACTCTCCGCTCCCCGCCTCCTGCTCGAGTCCCGGATCCATTTCGCCCCCACATCCAACGGACAGGGTGGCACCCAGGACGAAAGACAACACAGAGGAAAGACGCTTCATGGATGGGCCTCGATCGACAGATGTCGGGGATGAGTTGTGAAGACACGGGTAATAGACCAAAAACCCGTCTTCATGGCAATACGCGAATTCGATGTAGTTTACCGCCCTGGGTGGAAGCCGGAATGGCTCCCCCGCCCGGGGCGCGCATAGTACAGCGAGGCCCATCACCGTCTTCTCGAAAACAATCCCGCGATTTCGAGGCAGCTCAACCAGCAATCAACCGGGCACTGCCGAGGACAAAGGGCGCGTGCGTGCCGAGGCCCCGGTCGAAAGCCCGCGGGGTTTGACATGGCTTGTCATTTCGGGACGAAGCCACGGCCAAACCGTTGCAGGAATGGCTCCTCAGCGCAGGGTGCTGTAATTGGCCGGCACCCAGGTGTAGCCCTTGCCATTGGCGCGCAGATGGCCGAGGCCCGGGAACGAGACGTGATCGATGGCCAGCCAGTAGCCCTGCCTGGCGGCCTCGGCGTAGGCCTTCGCGCGCTGGGCCGCCGCCGCCTTGGAGTCCGCGTCGTATTGGAGCGACACCGAGGGCTCGGGAAACTGCACCGCCGCCACGTGCATCACATCCCCCCAGAACACGAGCTTCTGTCCCTGGCTCTCCACCACGTAGAACGTGTGCCCCGGCGTATGGCCCGGCGACTCCAGGGTCCTGAGGCCCGGCGCCAGCTGCGTGTTGCCCGTGAACGTCTCGAGATGGCCCGCCTCGGCATACGGCGTCAACGAGTCCTTCGCCTCCTGGAAGAGCGGCTTGAGGCTCTCCGGCGCCTTCTCCGCGTTGGCGGAGCTCAGCCAGTAGTCCACCTCGCGCTTGTCCGCGTACACGCGCGCGTTCGGGAAGACGCGCTTGCCCGCCACCACCAGGCCCCCCGAGTGATCCGGGTGCGCATGGGTGAGCAGGACGGCGTCGACCTGCTCCGGCTGGTAGCCCGCCGCGCGAATGCTGGTGACCAGCTGGCCCGCCGACGGTCCGATCAGCTCACCCGCCCCCGTGTCCACCAGGAACAGCCTGGCGCCCGTGTTGATCAGATACGCGTTGATCGACGTCTCCACCGAAGAGGTGAGGAACTCGGCGGCCAGCAGCGCCTCGGCCCGGCCCGGCTTCACGTTCGTCAGATCCTTCACCACCGGCAGCGTCACGGTGCCATCCAACAGCGCGGTGATCTCGAAGTCGCCCAACATCATGCGGTAGAAGCCCGGCGCCTGCGTCTTCACCAGGGGCGCGGCAGCCTGGGCGGGCGCCGTGAACAGCCCCCCCGTCACCGAGAGCAAAGCAGCCAGCGTGGCACTCCTGGAAATGGTGCGCATCGTCATGAAAGGTCTCCTGGCGGTAGGATTCCCGGACACCGTCCGGACTCGGATGATACCGAGCGGTCTCGTAATGATACCGATCGGTATCAAAGTCAAGGGGAAGGGATGAAGGAGCACAAGACGACGAAGGTGCCGCCCCGGGAGCGGATCCTCGCGGCGGCCGAGGAGCTGTTCTACCGGGAGGGGATCCGGGGCGTGGGCGTGGAGGCGATCGCCGCGCGGGCGGAGACCACGAAGATGGCGCTCTACCGCCACTTCGAGTCCAAGGACGCGCTGGTGACCGAATGGCTCCGGCTCGAGGCGGCACGCGATGAGGCCGTGCTGGAGCGGCTCGCCGCCGAGCACCCGGGAGCTCCCCGCGCGCAACTGCTGGGGTGGGCGAAGTACATCGCCGAGCGGCTGTCGGGAGAGTCGAACCGGGGCTGCCCGTTCCTCAACTCCGTGGCGGAACTGCCCGACCGCAACCACCCCGCGCGGCAGGTGATTGAAGCCCACAAGACCGCGCAGACGCGCCGCGTGGTGGAGCTCTGCGCCCAGGCGGGCCTTGCCGATCCCGAGGCGGTCGCCAGCGAGTTCATCTTCGTCATCGAGGGCGCCCAGGTGAGCGCCCAGAGCATGGACAAGGCGAACGCGTGCGAGCGCCTGCTGCGCATCATCCAAGGGCTCCTCGGCGAGGCGCCCCGCCCCGCCGCACCGCGGCGATGAGTGGGGGGCGGGCCCGGCGTCCGGTGTGACGGATTCGGCGATTGAGCCAGTGTTCAGTAGAACGTATCGAATAGCGCGTCGATGCGCTCGCGCAGTGCACGCCGAGAGAGAGTCTCGGGCGGGCTGGTGCGCTCCCGTAGCGACGTCAGCGCCGCCTTCAGTGTGGGGTCCCGCGCATTGAGCCGATCGAGCGTGTCGTCCGAAACGAGCTGGTGATACTCGAGCACCAGGGGCACCAGCCTGGCGTCGTCCTCCAGCCGAGAGGGTGAGCTCGGGCCCCCCATCGTGTCGGGGATGAGGTGCCGCACCGGCCAGGCCAGCATCCAGCCGTAATACCGGCCGTCATCGCATAGCAAGTCGAGTGACGGAGCGACGTTGATGCGGTAGCGCCTCTGGGTCGGGGCGAGTTCCTCGAAATAACACAGCAGCGCCGAGCCATCGAGAGCCAGGTGCCTCGCGGTCGTCCCATCGAACAGGAACGACTCGCGCTCGCGCAGGCGCAGCAGCCCAGGAGCGACGGGACTCTCCATCCAAGCGACCAACTCCCCGCGGTCCAGGTTTCGCTCCGGCACCTTGAGAATCAGCGTCTCCAGCAGCAGGGTATCGTCGCCGAACCGGAACTCGTCACCCCAATCGAAGGTACTGCCCAGCGTGCGCGCGAGGTGGGCGTCATAGCCTCGCGCGGAGCGGAAGGGGCCGACGTTGAGAGCATCCAGCGTCCATCCCGGAAGAGTGGTGAGGGCGGGTCCAGGAACTAC from Cystobacter ferrugineus encodes the following:
- a CDS encoding DUF1109 domain-containing protein; protein product: MMAPSLDTLLSREAAGDEAARARALAAVRAELARSAPVSGWRTQAARLLGFSVALTAAAAGVLWALGRTSGEVLWAHAPVLALLWAISAVCARAALAPRRRVLQWAGLGLALVGATALVLARDSVHEPSAFPEWICTLSQFGMGLLPGVVTLAALRGAAFQPRRALLGGLSAGTAGAFVGELACAQGRHHVLLYHLLAWALVSVTTLVVSRFLTPRSFAP
- a CDS encoding pentapeptide repeat-containing protein, whose translation is MDWLGNIVFKDREIKNERLELTDKGALYFLGSNLTLRNCTLVLKVPTRNLSIDGVRFIDCTFEVKQELKNHQDWIRASLKGCRFRGRLYGCDFGHWPDYGTGWEHGAIEDCDFTEARLDGCRIMGCDPASLRFPRWPCFTILDPIKRARELTSVQWPGRFGSVVIEDLYDQPPSTKALTLFAPAEAKRYDATPEEFRAVIEKFDCIVY
- a CDS encoding TetR/AcrR family transcriptional regulator yields the protein MKEHKTTKVPPRERILAAAEELFYREGIRGVGVEAIAARAETTKMALYRHFESKDALVTEWLRLEAARDEAVLERLAAEHPGAPRAQLLGWAKYIAERLSGESNRGCPFLNSVAELPDRNHPARQVIEAHKTAQTRRVVELCAQAGLADPEAVASEFIFVIEGAQVSAQSMDKANACERLLRIIQGLLGEAPRPAAPRR
- a CDS encoding NAD-dependent epimerase/dehydratase family protein, whose translation is MAKERIALVLGATGGVGGETAAALLAKGWKVRALHRGAQAGGRHAGLQGAEWIRGDALRAEDVIQAARGAQLVVHAVNPPGYRDWEKLVLPMLESSLQAARQAGARLVLPGTVYNYGLDAFPVLKEDSPQHPHTRKGRIRVAMERRLEEEAARGTRVLIVRAGDFFGPRAGNNWFSQGFVKPGARPRSITDPNVPGVGHAWAYLPDLAATLAALAEREEELPSFARFHFGGHWLEDGAEMGRSILRVLGHPTPSVRRMPWPLLRLASPFNTTLRELLEMRYLWQHPARLDNTRLRAFLGQEPHTPLDAAVHKALQAMGCLPEAAEPARGASPLATNQA
- a CDS encoding pentapeptide repeat-containing protein; the encoded protein is MGWLENVLIEDKEIANEQLELTDKNSLYFLGPNLSLRNCTVILKVSARNLIIVGARFIDCTFEVKQELKNHQQWVKASLQRCRFTGRLTGCDFGHWPGYGTGWEHGAIEDCDFTEARLDGCRIMGSDPATLRFPRWPCFTILDPIGRARELDRVQWPGAHGDIIRNTLIKNPPGTRALTYYAPASAKLLETTPEKLRAVIEKLDYILY
- a CDS encoding RNA polymerase sigma factor, yielding MGNATDEELMERFCEGDHAAFEVLFSRHAGAVQGFLARMVRDGALAEDLLQTTFLSVVRSRDRFERGTRFGPWLMTIAANAARDALRRRQHREAYQDSAPPPAPVTADPGDPGMRKRLEDALQRLSPDQREAILLHKLEGWSYEEIASMRGISVSAARVRAHRGYEKLRQLLDGLVGE
- a CDS encoding winged helix-turn-helix transcriptional regulator — encoded protein: MRGTEEALKVLEGRWKMMILFNLFARPVLRFSELERAIPGVSQKMLSQQLREMERDGIVRRTVHPEVPPRVEYTLTDVGRALCPVLDALLRWSVSRKGLAEVSGLLRE
- a CDS encoding LysR family transcriptional regulator; this encodes MADELDWQLCRSFLAVLDEGSLSGAARALGLTQPTIGRHIEALEQALATPLFVRSPQGLVPTEAALEIRPHAEAMRAAAASLRRAISGAEGGARGTVRLTASEVVGAEVLPPMLARLRERHPGISLELVLSNRTQDLLKRESDIAIRMIRPTQSALLSRKVGVTTLGLHAHRDYLARHGTPRSLDELDGHVLIGFDKESPSIQTLRAMGFQMGREAFALRTDSDLAQLALIRAGAGIGVCQVGVARREETLVHVLPEDFVYSLDLWVVMHENLQTSERMRLVYDHLATELKAYALTSRR
- a CDS encoding Carotenogenesis protein CarS, which codes for MSQQTALILAHDVEGAPVRIGEAMRITLTASEESLDRRFLGRWGIVVALVYDEPRRQYPHEPLVKVRVEGLGEDLFFPWELERAPEWSWRRLSGPEGSMPLGLHWVH
- a CDS encoding MBL fold metallo-hydrolase — protein: MTMRTISRSATLAALLSVTGGLFTAPAQAAAPLVKTQAPGFYRMMLGDFEITALLDGTVTLPVVKDLTNVKPGRAEALLAAEFLTSSVETSINAYLINTGARLFLVDTGAGELIGPSAGQLVTSIRAAGYQPEQVDAVLLTHAHPDHSGGLVVAGKRVFPNARVYADKREVDYWLSSANAEKAPESLKPLFQEAKDSLTPYAEAGHLETFTGNTQLAPGLRTLESPGHTPGHTFYVVESQGQKLVFWGDVMHVAAVQFPEPSVSLQYDADSKAAAAQRAKAYAEAARQGYWLAIDHVSFPGLGHLRANGKGYTWVPANYSTLR
- a CDS encoding CAP domain-containing protein, producing MDPGLEQEAGSGESSSTTAAAETPASAPSALALPAYCNGVLNWNPAWTAFEDEVLKLVNQQRAAGATCGGVAKPKVPALTFDERLRCAARVHSTDMGTNNFMSHTGSDGSTPWQRMTNAGYVWRSAAENVAAGYATPAAVVAGWMKSTGHCNNIMGSGVKHLGVGYYYAPSSTYKHYWTQSFGAQ